The nucleotide sequence ccaaggcttaagggtgctcaacaACCAGCCCaagcccgagctccacctctatttatagcccccaagccaaatagagccgttggagcaaagCTGCTGGTTTCTACGAGGGCACCAGACAAGGCGGTGCCCCTCCCAACGTTCAAATTCCAACGGCTAGAAACTAGATGTTGGACATCGgacaggggtggcggtgaccacctagGCCAACCTCATGAAAACCTTGCTCTCGggaaaaatagggcggtgcaccaccctaggCATGACGATGCCCAGGCGGTGACCATGTCCACTTCCCTCGCTCTATGCCGAAAAGCAGGGGTGGCACCGGACAGCACCcggtggtgcaccgccctcacGATGGCGGTGTACACCATCACTTTCGGTGACCACCCCGACTCTTGCTGTGCTCGGCCAAGTctaggtgggcaccaccctaggggtggcggtgccattgGACAACCAGTAGCAGTGCCCTCAGGGCAACACGCTGCTCTCGGCCTCCTAGCCGGTCACTGCCATAGGGGTGGCGAAagcaccggacagggggtggcggtgccacctaggCAGCACCCCTTgaaggctctagtttggttttggttaattgatgaaaccctaagtgctaacctagtttatcaaagtgattatgagataggtagcactactccaagtgatgaagcaatggtgaagatcatgatgatggtgatggcatggtgatgatcaaatgcttaaacttagaaaagaagaaagagaaaaacaaaaggcttaaggcaaaggtataaatagtaggagccattttgttttagtcatcgagacacttagtgagtgtgatcacatttaggatcgatagccgtactattaagaggggtgaaactcgtatcgaaatgcggttatcaaagtgccactagatgctctaactcattgcatatgcatttaggatctagtggagtgataacacccttgaaaatgttttatgaaaatatgctaacacatgtgcataaggtgatacacttggtggttggcacatttgagcaagggttagaaacttcaccggtggagtgtccgcccatagagtgtggatagtccgatgATGCCATCGGctctctatacagaaaagacggaagtcactataagtgactcggacgctggtcttggtaggaccggcgtgtccggtcagtggaagcatgaAGACGCTGGCAGTCGGTCTTCGAtaggatgctgggtcacttagtgaccggatgctgatggGGTGCGTCTGGTCCTGCTAACATGGTAGCACACAGAGGAGACaccgagtgaccagacgctgggtgagttcagtcgagcatgaccgaacgtgtctggtcgtgGATTTTCACGaaatggatgcttactggaaacgatcggatgtTGGGGttctgtgtccggtcacttcgaagcggcacgtctggtcacaacttaaatgtactgatgaccattgagatcgggcaatcagcgtttgaagcaactggacacatggcacacatcgcgcgaccagacgctggggtccagtgttccggtcgatctgacctgcGCATCCGATCGTCCCATTTTCAGTGGACTAAGGAGCCAACGGctatatttcatgggggcttctatttaagccccatggctgattcaagctcactcccttggccatttgcattgacatagcaaccttgtgagcttagccaaagccctcccactcatctccatcattgatccataatcattgtgagattgggagagaatccaagcattgcttgagtgattgcatctagaggcacttggtattcgtgtttcgctgtgagattcacttgtttctcttggtggttgctgccacctagatagcttggagcagcaaggatcattgagcgaaggttggtgattgtctctggctccaatcagtggtgattatgaggggtcttgtgccttccccggcggagcaccaaaaggtaactctagtggattgctcgtgtcattgagttacctcacttgtgggtaggttcttctggtgtcctattgtgtggatgaggttcgtgcaacacctcttagccgccgaaccaccaaatgttggtcgatacaacggggactagtgtgccggcaagcacgtgaacctcgggggaaaaatggttgtctcttgccctttggtattctcccggtgattgatttagtgttcatcttgtgattggttcactcctctacatgacggtataataaccctactcactcatttatattcttgcaaactagttgtagcaagctctttagtgtaattagaattgagagcttgctttgttattttaagttcatctagtagagctctttagtgtagcaagtgtgagagctcttagtgagtagtgacaaaacaaattgtgtgcttagagatcatagcaactagaattgttggataggtggcttgcaacccttgtagagctagagcaagtttgtattttgctatttgttatactaatcaaattgctctagttgatttgtagaattttaaataggctattcacccccctctagccatattaggacctttcaatcttaAGCTCGGTTTTGCCTCctcttcttcacctttttcaaCACCTTTGCAAATGTTCTAACACCTaccaagtgttcaccaacttatgcacgtgtgttagctttgcATAAACATTTCCCCAAGGATTAGTCATttaattcaccacgccactcgatcctaacacgtatgcaaggTTAGATCGCtccagtggcactagatgaccgatatacaaacaagtttgctcctcttaatagtacggccatctatcctaaaccctggtcatgcacttctctacacaacctttgaccggtgaaatgaaatgccttaggttataactttgccttgcgcattccacttcatctcctttgatgtcgatgcaacacatgcaccaaccaatcaccaaatgatatgatccacttcatatcatcacgtgactatATTGgttatcgatcttgacttcacttgctcttcattgttgcctcggtccatcggggccaagtcatcactcaacttgcccttcacacttacaaccggtccattaagccaagtcttgtcttgatcttctccaccttgatcacatgactccatgtcatgtctcatatacaatgagctccttcatcagaAGTGTTAGCCTTTATAGCATCTCTGAGCCACTTTacttcatggcatgagttgctcacacaagtacctgtggactaatcacctgtgtgtcTCACTTAacaacatattagtccacctaatattgtcactcaattaccaaaaccaaacaaggacctttcacacgtgTGGCACGCCCACCCAGAATCGGGTAGACCACGGAACTAATGACCAGCGACCTCCCCGCCTCGTCCATGGGCCCATAGGCGTGCACGACGGATGACGCGACTTCCTTCCCTCTGGCCATGACAATCAGGCTAGACGGTGGTGAGCGACCACCATGGCAACGGTCAATCCCCGGGTGAAAGCGGTTGTAGTTGCTATCAACAGAGCCATCGTCATCGATGTCATGGCCGTCGAAAGTAGTCGTCGTCAGGGGTTGCCCCCCGCAATGGGCCACCGCATCCATCATCGATCCCTAGGGTGGAAGCAGTTGAAGTTGTTGTTGCCTGAATCCATCGTCTTCATCAGCATCACCACCATCATGTCCATCGTCCACAAGGGACTGCCGATGGCGTATTCCAATCCTAGAACTGTGACCAGACGTAGCCGAATAAGGTAGCACAGACCCGGAAGCTCCACCAAAGTGGCCTCGATAGGATTGTGGATGTGTGGCTCAGGAATGAACATGATCTGCTCAGTCGGGGATGAACCATGGATGCATACACCATGTCGTGATGAAGAATTCGCGGTCATCATCCGCCGGGTCATTACTCGGTCGGACGACATCAATGTCTGCACAAGTAGGGCCAAGGATGGTCTGCGTCGTTGACGCATTTTGGGTATAGAGGGGGACATGCCTCATCCCCACCAGCACCCTGAACCTCAATGACCCTCCGCTAGCCATCGAAGTCCTCCGCCATGGCCGTAAGATCAAAAGGTAGCAGCCCCCCCGGTGGAGTAGCGAGGAAGCGGTCCTGTCCTCGTGGCTCCTGAACCACATGACAAAATCCTTCAGATCATGGCGACGAACCTCAGCATATTCCGTCGCCATGCCGAAGTGCTAGAAGAGGAACCGGGCAACCATGGCATGCGACACCAGGGGGCCTGGTACCGCCAACAACCGCGACAAGTGCAAGGCCGAGCGCATCTTCAGCAAGCCTGCAACTCAGCCGAGCGAGGGACGATGATGAACTCCGTGTGACTCTAGCACGTCGCGCGACCGCCCTTAGGATCCATAGCGGCCACGCTAGCCACCACAGGGCTAGGGGACCCCAACAGAGGCGACGGGGGTGGCGGGGGAGGTGAGGGAGGCGAAGTCATTAGGGCATAGTAGCGCAGAACCAACGGCGACCGTCCTGTGGAGGTAGACCATGCTAAGGGCGTGTCATCAGCAACGTCCTGAGCCCACCGGCGCCTGATAGCCGGTCGCCGCTAGCGACCCGATGACCCCCAACGACCACGACGGCGAGCACCCACGCTTGGCACCCGCAAGCCTCACAGGAAGCGGGCATGTGAAGGCATGGTGCCCCTCGCACCTACAGTTGAAGCACCTTGTCGGGAAGATGCAATCTGCCTTGACATGGTTGCTCGCTAAGCAGTTGAAGCAGAGCCCCACCAGCACCAGTGGAACAGGGCAGCGCTGGCTTGGGCGGCGAGCAACGGCGCCAACGATGACGACTACGCACCTGGTAGAAGTCGTCGATGTCTGGCTCCTCAAATGAACGAGCAGGATGCGCCGTAGGGGAGTCGCGGCGTCGGGGGGAAGCGACGCCTGGAGCCAGGTCCAACTAGGGGTGGGAGCGCCGAGTCGCCGCCATGAAACCCTCGGAACTCCCCTGATGACGACGATGGCGACGCGCATGTCGGTGGCGCCCACCCGCCTCCGCGACAGCCTTACCCTTTCCTgtcggcggcggcgagggggCTCGGAGTCGGAGTAGTCCTCCGAGTCGCTGAAGGAAACCCACTCCCCGCGACCGCAACCGAGGAACGCATTCGAGAAGAGGCCCGACGACCCTGCTCCAACGGCCCACGGCGAAGGGAGCTCCTCCTCCGCTTCATCAGCCTAGGAGCGACGGGAGGGCGAGCCGTCCTCCATCTAGGGCGCGAAGCAGGTCCGAGAAGAGAGAAAAAGGTGGACGCCGGGACCTGTGTGGCCGCCTGCGGTTGGGTGGGTGGACGTCGGGGCCGGGATGACCACCGACGGTTGGGAGAGTGGACATCGGGGCCGGAGCGGCCACCGGCGGTTGGGCGGAGGCAGAGCCTAGCGCCTCAGCTTACCTCAGTCATGCAAATTCAGGATATGTTGCATGGAAGAGATGTCCTCTCTTGATTCAATATCTGTCTTATCATGTGTTGATTAAGTCACCGTCTTTTGTTCCATATATGAAGTGATTGCTTGTACGGATATGTTGGTATGGAACAGATATGTATTCTTTGATATATTGATATTAAGATGATAGGGTTCGATGTCCTAGTGAACTAATTGATgaaatactccctctgtctctgaataaatagattcttaGAGCTGTCTTAAATTAAACTATTCAAACTTAGATCGAATTTCTAgggtatcaaattagtatcattagatttattatagaatatattttcataaggtGCATATTTTATGTCAtatatgttgttactcttttttATAAAATTAGTCCAATTAAAAAAGTTTAACTGATACGGATTtaaggaattgatttatttgaaAACGTAGAAAGTATATTATTGTTAGAAGTTTAGACAGCTTATGGTTTGGTGGATTCAATGTTAAGTGCTGTTTTTCATTCATGCACACAAGATGTTGGATGTTCGGTCTTCTGTGATATGCTTGTGAGAAATTAAATTGCTAATTTTATTATTCCACTGCCCCTCTGTTATCAGATGGCCACCCAGGCAGGGCCGGGAAGCACCACCCTCAACGAGAACGACCAGCCACGAAGTTTGCTATGCCTTGCAAACTACATCAGTGCTTTAACTAAAACAGATTATTAACGTTTCTCACACTCACACTTCGAACATGAAATCAAACATAGCTTATGATGTTTAAAGAAATGCCAACTTTGAACAAAAACATCATTTATCTGGCAACCACTTTTTCCGAGCTCCTTCCATAGCCTCTTCTCGCATCCTTGTCAACTCATCAACCAAATGTTTGTACTGAGCTTCAATCAAAACAAGCTCCCCGTTCAGCACATCCTGATTATCAGTAGAAGTTGATGAACCACTGCTGGCCAACTCCAAGAATGGTGATGCTTGATCTATATGGAAAATCGACCTCGATCCATCATCTAATACATAGCTGCAATCTACTTTACTGATTCCCTCTTTGTACCCACCACAGTCCATAGTACCATAATCCTCGGCCCCATAGTCGCTGACACTTCTGGAACTCTCAGCAAGCTGTACAGAAATGACCGAACCTTCAGAACCTTGTGATCCTCCTAGGTTGGTTGCACTTGAGACAGAATCAAGAAAACCAGTTGATGATGCATTCACATCTTTTGGGTGCATCATACCATCAATTAATGCATAATCAGGTACCAACTTTGAGATATTCTGATGGGAAGTGATTGCAAGTTCACTTTCAGACTGCCTATGCGAGTTCGCTGCTGCATCATTTACAGGTCTCCAACCCGGAACAAGATTCACTATCAAAAAGTcaataaaatcagcaatgaaagtaACATCGCAGTCCGCTAACTCCAATTGTTCAACCATTTCAGCAGCTACAGACATAGCTGTATCAGAGTCCAGGTAGAAGAGGAAATGAATATTTCTTGCATGACCTGAAATCAGAAAGGCATTAGCTGTCAAGGCACCAACAATATACAAAAATTTAGGTTCAAAAAGATGTATCAAAGAGATGTATCAAAGGCATACCAGACAAATCAGCTATTCGCAAAACCAGTGAGACAGAGTTGTTATCAAGTTTCTCGCCCTTTAGCTTTAGCTCTGTATTTTTGTTGGTTCTTGTGAACTCCAGGActggtgtatgtggagcaacaCAACCATTTTCCTTGCCTGAATTAGTAGGGCTAGATTCGAAAGTGTCAACGTCCATATGCAAAGACGCCAGAGAAATATCTACTGTTTTATTAGGTGCAGGAGATGTAAACTTAGTGACAGCAGGTTCATGTGTATTGTCAGGACAAAGAAATGGGTCTTGCAGAAGTTCTTTGGCACATG is from Miscanthus floridulus cultivar M001 chromosome 7, ASM1932011v1, whole genome shotgun sequence and encodes:
- the LOC136464099 gene encoding probable serine/threonine-protein kinase WNK4 isoform X1, with the protein product MEVFGCGDEVVDAEYAEVDPTGRYMRYNLILGRGAFKTVYKAFDEVEGIEVAWNQINIDEVMQCPDNLDRLYTEVHLLKSLKHGNVMKFYYSWIDDQSKTINVITELFTSGSLRHYRQKHPRVNLKAIKNWARQILHGLDYLHSHQPPIIHRDLKCDNIFVNGNHGEVKIGDLGLATVMQTPRARSVIGTPEFMAPELYDESYDELVDIYSFGMCLLEIFTLEYPYSECTNPAQIFKKVSTGVKPAALAKISDLQVKQFIEKCLVPASERSCAKELLQDPFLCPDNTHEPAVTKFTSPAPNKTVDISLASLHMDVDTFESSPTNSGKENGCVAPHTPVLEFTRTNKNTELKLKGEKLDNNSVSLVLRIADLSGHARNIHFLFYLDSDTAMSVAAEMVEQLELADCDVTFIADFIDFLIVNLVPGWRPVNDAAANSHRQSESELAITSHQNISKLVPDYALIDGMMHPKDVNASSTGFLDSVSSATNLGGSQGSEGSVISVQLAESSRSVSDYGAEDYGTMDCGGYKEGISKVDCSYVLDDGSRSIFHIDQASPFLELASSGSSTSTDNQDVLNGELVLIEAQYKHLVDELTRMREEAMEGARKKWLPDK
- the LOC136464099 gene encoding probable serine/threonine-protein kinase WNK4 isoform X2; this translates as MQCPDNLDRLYTEVHLLKSLKHGNVMKFYYSWIDDQSKTINVITELFTSGSLRHYRQKHPRVNLKAIKNWARQILHGLDYLHSHQPPIIHRDLKCDNIFVNGNHGEVKIGDLGLATVMQTPRARSVIGTPEFMAPELYDESYDELVDIYSFGMCLLEIFTLEYPYSECTNPAQIFKKVSTGVKPAALAKISDLQVKQFIEKCLVPASERSCAKELLQDPFLCPDNTHEPAVTKFTSPAPNKTVDISLASLHMDVDTFESSPTNSGKENGCVAPHTPVLEFTRTNKNTELKLKGEKLDNNSVSLVLRIADLSGHARNIHFLFYLDSDTAMSVAAEMVEQLELADCDVTFIADFIDFLIVNLVPGWRPVNDAAANSHRQSESELAITSHQNISKLVPDYALIDGMMHPKDVNASSTGFLDSVSSATNLGGSQGSEGSVISVQLAESSRSVSDYGAEDYGTMDCGGYKEGISKVDCSYVLDDGSRSIFHIDQASPFLELASSGSSTSTDNQDVLNGELVLIEAQYKHLVDELTRMREEAMEGARKKWLPDK